Proteins encoded by one window of Xylocopa sonorina isolate GNS202 chromosome 16, iyXylSono1_principal, whole genome shotgun sequence:
- the Mtpap gene encoding mitochondrial poly(A) polymerase yields MALAHRVNQNYSPLLTTFYCKCIVNKRFQSWQRDRETRSRREPGKSNGTFRTFNEMMEFRRKQARKSVLIKVSTFDHILQVHGFVSRFGTVARTFPFTTLNDQNFLLLEMEAEKQVESFQLIAFAKLSPDCTYTTTPLFYYQGQQNTYSHDSSVLKNICTHHHSTFRVSSAEEIRKHLRSLTTPTEQMMALCEMLTVTDLNIRLRFHTAEQISYYISKLFSNLHVLPFGSSVNGFGQIGCDLDLLCQTDGKKQTQYMNQKGRFLFCTQPLYFTEKNEQKEFLELISMMMRMCVPGISGLKKILEARVPIIKFYNMNTNMQCDLSCTNSVALYMSELLYIYSELDWRVKPLVCTIRKWARNANITRETPGHWLTNFSLTLLIMFYLQTRNVLPSLNTLNTFSVNTLYTNDTQSENKPWHVQWRRNTKCNNQESLHSLLFGFFEYYSMFDFKMQAICIREAKLKPKSDQSPLFIYNPFNPTLNVSKNVTMVEIVRMIDQFRQGLQTMLESEDSTVILNLINCAKPSGLSAQKQFSGNKVESFRCNDQVKGPELMDEELFDKIAVNNLTLYNNLFAIDFYKARSTCKYSFSPDNSGRWTERCTFLDLINEREIGEEEGVKEVLGCWRMVRLPSARLDCFVIPENTD; encoded by the exons ATGGCGCTCGCACATCGTGTTAATCAAAACTACTCGCCTCTGTTAACCACGTTCTACTGTAAATGTATAGTCAACAAACGGTTCCAATCATGGCAGAGGGACCGGGAGACCAGGTCCAGACGCG AACCTGGCAAGTCGAACGGTACGTTCAGAACGTTCAACGAGATGATGGAGTTCAGACGGAAACAGGCGAGGAAGAGCGTTCTGATCAAAGTGAGCACGTTCGATCACATCCTGCAGGTGCATGGGTTCGTCAGTCGTTTTGGCACTGTAGCGAGGACGTTCCCCTTCACCACGCTGAACGACCAA AACTTCCTGCTGCTCGAGATGGAGGCGGAGAAGCAGGTGGAAAGTTTTCAATTGATAGCCTTCGCCAAATTGAGCCCTGACTGCACGTATACGACTACGCCTTTATTCTACTACCAGGGACAGCAGAACACTTACTCGCACGACTCGTCGGTGCTCAAGAATATTTGTACCCACCATCACTCGACGTTTAGAGTTTCCAGCGCAGAGGAGATCCGGAAGCATCTACGATCACTGACCACA CCCACGGAGCAGATGATGGCCCTCTGCGAGATGCTGACCGTGACAGACTTGAACATAAGACTCAGGTTTCACACTGCCGAACAGATCAGCTATTACATATCGAAGTTGTTCTCAAACCTGCACGTCCTGCCATTCGGCTCCTCTGTGAATGGGTTCGGTCAGATTGGCTGCGATCTAGATTTACTCTGCCAGACTGACGGAAAGAAACAGACGCAGTACATGAAT CAAAAAGGACGGTTCCTGTTCTGCACGCAGCCACTCTACTTCACAGAGAAAAACGAGCAGAAGGAGTTCCTCGAGCTGATCAGCATGATGATGAGGATGTGCGTGCCTGGCATCAGTGGCCTGAAGAAGATCCTCGAAGCGAGGGTGCCAATAATCAAGTTCTACAATATGAACACCAACATGCAGTGCGATCTCAGCTGTACGAATTC GGTTGCGCTGTACATGTCTGAGCTGCTGTACATCTACAGCGAGCTGGACTGGCGAGTCAAGCCATTGGTCTGCACCATTCGCAAGTGGGCACGCAACGCTAACATAACAAGAGAGACGCCTGGTCATTGGCTGACCAACTTCTCTCTGACCCTTCTGATAATGTTCTACCTGCAGACGAGGAACGTGTTGCCCTCGTTGAACACCTTGAA CACCTTCTCTGTAAATACCTTGTACACCAACGATACGCAGTCTGAGAATAAACCGTGGCACGTGCAGTGGAGGCGCAACACCAAGTGCAACAACCAGGAGTCCCTGCACAGCCTTCTGTTCGGCTTCTTCGAGTACTACAGCATGTTCGACTTCAAGATGCAAGCGATCTGCATTCGAGAGGCGAAGCTCAAGCCGAAGAGTGACCAGTCGCCTCTGTTCATCTACAATCCATTCAATCCAACGCTGAACGTCAGCAAGAATGTGACCATGGTTGAGATTGTGCGCATGATCGATCAGTTCAGACAGGGGCTGCAGACAATGCTCGAGTCTGAGGATTCCACTGTGATTCTGAATCTGATCAATTGTGCCAAGCCGAGTGGCCTGTCCGCACAGAAGCAGTTCAGTGGTAACAAAGTGGAGAGTTTTCGGTGCAACGACCAGGTGAAAGGGCCTGAGTTGATGGACGAAGAGCTGTTCGACA AAATAGCTGTAAACAATTTAACGCTGTACAATAATTTATTCGCCATTGATTTTTATAAAGCTCGTTCGACTTGTAAATATAGTTTTTCACCTGATAACTCTGGACGCTGGACAGAACGCTGTACTTTTTTAGATTTAATCAACGAGAGAGAGATA GGGGAAGAAGAGGGTgttaaagaagtattaggatGTTGGAGGATGGTTCGGTTGCCCTCTGCGAGACTCGATTGCTTCGTTATTCCTGAGAATACGGATTAA
- the LOC143431017 gene encoding uncharacterized protein LOC143431017 has product MIIIMIIMLMIIMTMMIIMIMMIMTIMTIMMTMMTMMAMMIMMTMMNDDDDDNDDNDDNDDNDDDDDNDDNDINDDDDDNDDDDDNDDDDDNDDNDDNDDNDDNDDNDNNDNNDNNNNNNNNNNNNNNDDDDNNNNTDVDNNNNDYNTNNDDSSNNTDDDNNNNNNDYNNNNDDDNNNNNINDNNNDNNSNNNKYCMLVTNINNKHL; this is encoded by the exons atgataataataatgataataatgctAATGATAATAATGACAATgatgataataatgataatgatgataATGACGATAATGACGATAATGATGACAATGATGACAATGATGGcaatgatgataatgatgacaATGATG aatgatgacgatgatgataatgatgataatgacgataatgatgataatgatgacgatgatgataatgatgacaATGATATTAATGATGacgatgatgataatgatgacgatgatgataatgatgacgatgatgataatgatgataatgatgataatgatgataaTGACGATAATGacgataatgataataatgataacaatgataataataataacaataacaataacaataacaataacaataatgatgatgatgataataataataataccgatgttgataataataataatgattataatactaataatgacgatagtagtaataatactgatgatgataataataataataataatgattataataataataatgatgatgataataataataataatattaatgataataataacgataataatagtaataataataaatattgtatgTT AGTaacaaatattaataataaacatCTGTGA